One Triticum dicoccoides isolate Atlit2015 ecotype Zavitan chromosome 5B, WEW_v2.0, whole genome shotgun sequence genomic window carries:
- the LOC119306063 gene encoding uncharacterized protein LOC119306063 has product MYPPGRFFRGTGPNAGCTMSDTERGIAALGINYNRVLKAARDTHPHPDTLGRLQPVLMGAMMHCLSDDADSLTRRMDDFLVKFSKFTRKMDDISARLQATRSPKGRRRGISPAAQLAGLYGDDLFRALMGVQLPVGTPAEVCLEVALAAQRLIVHDQLDLFINLFEKTVFGANTTTIREYNIMAFKDHRKTLEKFVQEHIDLADAAATSHPPTGRAQ; this is encoded by the exons ATGTATCCGCCTGGCCGCTTCTTCCGCGGTACGGGCCCTAACGCCGGCTGCACAATGTCCGACACTGAGCGCG GCATAGCGGCACTTGGTATAAACTACAATCGTGTTCTCAAGGCGGCTCGGGACACCCACCCGCACCCTGACACTCTGGGACGCCTCCAGCCGGTACTGATGGGCGCCATGATGCATTGTCTCTCCGATGACGCGGATTCACTCACAAGGAGGATGGATGACTTCCTTGTCAAATTCAGCAAGTTCACCAGGAAGATGGACGACATCAGCGCGCGCCTCCAGGCCACGCGCAGCCCTAAAGGCCGCCGCCGCGGCATCTCCCCCGCTGCCCAGCTCGCAGGCCTTTATGGAGATGATCTCTTCCGCGCGCTGATGGGCGTGCAGCTGCCCGTGGGCACACCTGCGGAGGTCTGCCTGGAGGTCGCCCTCGCTGCACAGCGCCTCATCGTGCATGACCAGCTCGACCTTTTCATCAACCTCTTTGAGAAGACTGTCTTCGGGGCCAACACTACGACGATCAGGGAGTACAACATCATGGCCTTCAAGGACCACAGGAAAACCTTGGAGAAGTTCGTTCAAGAGCACATTGACCTCGCCGACGCCGCTGCCACTTCACATCCACCTACCGGCCGAGCACAGTAG